The DNA region GTTAGATAGTTCCATATCGCGGCGAGTTTGGCCGAAAATTGGGAAATCCAGAACTAAGCCACTCACTGCAGCGATAGCACCGAAGAAGATCAACAACCAGTAAATCGCCTTCTCACCACCGTTTGAGAAACCAGCGGATGGATGCGTGCCTTTATGCTTACCAACCATGCCGCCCATTTTCATGAACCAACGAATGTCAGTCATTGTTGGAATGGACTTACGCCACCATTTCAACAGAACAAACATCAGCAAGATAAAGAACAACGGACCCATGTAGTTGTGGTACTGCTTTGCAAGCATCACAACAAAGCCCCAGAACTCAGTAGGCACGTACGGCTTCAAGAAGTGCTTACCGTAAACCAGCATCAAACCACTGAATGCCAGCGTTAAAAAGGTAAACGCCATGCTCCAGTGAAGTGCACGGTCTAAGCGAGACCAGCGTTTCATCTTTTTACCAGTACGTGGCTTGCTTAACATCAGAGGGCCAACGAACACGTAAGCCATGATAACCATTGCGATACTGCCGAAAATCGCGACAGCGCCCGCAGGAGACATCCATTTCTCTTTAAGAATGTACCAAGTCTCGCCCGGAGTACTGATTAGTATGCCGTGCTCTGCTGACTTCGACGTGGTATAGCCTTCTTGCCCCTCTTTGACCTGACGCCAAAAGTCTGCACCTGCAAGTTGCGTCATCTCCTGTTGTACCACTGGAGATGTTTCTTCTTGCGCAGACGCTGGCATCGCGAAGGTCAGGAGTAATGCTGTCATCATCGA from Vibrio hyugaensis includes:
- a CDS encoding formate dehydrogenase subunit gamma; its protein translation is MLNTLKRASLVMLSMMTALLLTFAMPASAQEETSPVVQQEMTQLAGADFWRQVKEGQEGYTTSKSAEHGILISTPGETWYILKEKWMSPAGAVAIFGSIAMVIMAYVFVGPLMLSKPRTGKKMKRWSRLDRALHWSMAFTFLTLAFSGLMLVYGKHFLKPYVPTEFWGFVVMLAKQYHNYMGPLFFILLMFVLLKWWRKSIPTMTDIRWFMKMGGMVGKHKGTHPSAGFSNGGEKAIYWLLIFFGAIAAVSGLVLDFPIFGQTRRDMELSNLVHAISALILICGFIFHIYIGLFGMEGALEGMVTGEVDETWAKEHHDLWYEEVKSKEAMGEADTAQTDVKGAKTNEQTS